Proteins from a single region of Anastrepha ludens isolate Willacy chromosome 5, idAnaLude1.1, whole genome shotgun sequence:
- the LOC128864422 gene encoding uncharacterized protein LOC128864422: MTQQLFILVLIFLLSAEHLTLASIIRVPRSAENYEFFTTERPDENSLEDSFISSATREQFEREALNETKTFLDTMFRSQIDYFSKVKDYLSPTVKRVADIEKYIERLEKAILADSVRDKDKMWRDTFVEFSDTAFLLNNEKDTGVSNTRYLEILNDSGLEETTKKFLSDVSVYFLKMAKASGKAMGSTIDEQIEKWQNK; this comes from the exons ATGACACAGCAATTgtttatattagttttaatatttttgttaagtgcagAG CACCTCACTTTAGCCAGCATAATACGTGTGCCACGCAGTGCTGAAAATTATGAATTCTTTACAACGGAAAGACCTGATGAGAACTCCTTGGAAGACAGTTTCATCAGCAGTGCCACCCGAGAGCAATTCGAACGCGAAGCTTTGAATGAGACGAAGACCTTCCTAGATACCATGTTCCGTTCGCAAATAGATTATTTCAGCAAAGTCAAGGATTATCTTTCGCCCACAGTTAAGCGAGTGGCTGACATTGAAAAGTATATTGAGAGATTGGAGAAGGCCATATTGGCGGACTCTGTGCGAGACAAGGACAAAATGTGGCGCGACACATTTGTGGAG TTCAGTGACACTGCCTTCCTGCTGAATAATGAAAAGGATACTGGCGTATCAAATACACGTTACCTGGAAATTCTAAACGATAGTGGCCTGGAGGAGACGACAAAGAAGTTCCTAAGCGATGTGTccgtatattttttgaaaatggccaAGGCGAGTGGAAAAGCCATGGGATCAACTATCGACGAACAGATTGAGAAATGGCAAAATaagtga
- the LOC128864027 gene encoding facilitated trehalose transporter Tret1-like: MLFNFCNRPEGVFRSEFRKQLLATLSVTIITFCNGIGIGWFAPMLTKFQSPTESPLDFTASVEEGSWLGAFVCAGGFAGNIIFGVLLDLIGRKPCIYLLAIPHMSLWLLVYFAPSIEYLYAARFASGITGGGTYVVIPIFLGEILDPTIRGRLTSMFTLTLNIGMMTGYVLSSYVPYHIIPIAVILLPLLFVLLETFFPETPPYLLHCGKEAQAELSLKFYMNYKASSKLDIEQFNIKFTELKSAAKHQKSQTDAVTIRDFFTKRALKAISIGMTLMFINIFTGSFALLSYMSTIFVAIKTQIHPDTNTIIIGVVQIVGSYIAISLVDRYGRKILLLISTATTGACLASFGMYAFLAEETSVDLSAYHSWLPLVLMALIIFTANVGLIPVPAVVLVEILPPKIRSKAVSFCVTLLSLFAFFMLKVFPPFMHAFGLSATMWACASFAAFGLLFITVCVPETKGKSVNVDDEK; the protein is encoded by the exons ATGTTATTCAACTTCTGTAATCGTCCTGAGGGCGTATTCCGCAGTGAATTTCGCAAGCAGTTGTTGGCGACCCTAAGTG TTACCATCATCACATTTTGCAATGGCATCGGCATTGGTTGGTTCGCGCCCATGCTGACGAAATTCCAGTCGCCCACTGAGAGTCCACTTGATTTCACCGCCTCCGTGGAGGAGGGCTCCTGGTTGGGTGCATTTGTATGTGCGGGAGGTTTTGCTGGAAATATAATCTTTGGAGTTCTTTTGGATCTAATCGGCCGTAAACCGTGCATTTATTTGCTTGCTATACCACATATG agcTTATGGCTACTCGTCTATTTTGCGCCGTCTATTGAATACCTCTATGCTGCGCGCTTCGCATCTGGCATCACTGGTGGTGGCACTTATGTTGTAATACCAATTTTCCTAGGAGAAATCCTCGATCCAAC CATACGCGGGCGACTTACCTCAATGTTCACGCTCACGCTCAACATAGGCATGATGACGGGTTATGTACTCTCCTCCTATGTGCCATATCACATCATACCAATAGCGGTGATCTTACTGCCTTTGCTGTTTGTACTACTCGAAACCTTCTTCCCCGAAACGCCACCTTATCTTTTGCACTGTGGCAAGGAAGCGCAAGCGGAGTTGTCACTGAAGTTCTATATGAATTACAAAGCTTCATCTAAGCTGGACATCGAACAATTCAACATCAAATTCACGGAATTGAAAAGTGCGGCTAAACATCAAAAATCACAAACGGATGCGGTAACAATACGCGATTTCT TCACCAAACGGGCACTGAAGGCAATCAGCATCGGTATGACACTGATGTTCATTAATATATTCACCGGCAGTTTTGCGTTGCTCAGTTACATGTCGACCATTTTCGTGGCTATCAAAACGCAAATACACCCAGATACGAATACCATCATCATTGGTGTGGTTCAAATTGTTGGCTCTTACATAGCCATCTCTTTGGTAGATCGCTACGGTCGAAAAATTCTGCTCCTCATCTCCACAGCCACCACAGGTGCTTGCCTGGCCTCCTTCGGCATGTACGCCTTCTTGGCTGAGGAAACTAGTGTGGATCTATCAGCATATCACTCCTGGCTGCCACTCGTACTAATGGCGCTTATTATATTCACTGCCAATGTGGGTTTAATACCTGTACCTGCTGTGGTATTGGTGGAGATTTTGCCCCCAAAG ATTCGCTCAAAAGCCGTTTCCTTCTGCGTAACATTGCTGAGTCTTTTCGCCTTCTTTATGCTAAAAGTTTTCCCACCATTCATGCACGCTTTCGGCTTGTCAGCGACAATGTGGGCTTGTGCGTCATTTGCTGCTTTTGGCCTACTCTTCATAACTGTATGTGTGCCGGAGACTAAGGGAAAATCCGTGAATGTAGATGACGAGAAATAA